GCAGACTGACCATCATCCAAGTGGTGTCAATTTCCCACCATTGCAAGCCATGGCGAGCAGATTGAGGAAAGGCATGGTGATTATTGTGCCAGCCTTCACCATAGGTCAGGAGGGCAACCCACCAGCAGTTGGTAGATTGATCATCAGACTCATAGGTTTTATAGCCAAACTTATGGGTGGCGCTATTCACAAACCAAGTGCAGTGATAGACCAATACCAAGCGGACGAAAATACCCCAGACCACTAAAGGCCAACCGCCAACGAAGTACAGCAATACTCCAAAGACGATTTGCATCGGGAAGAAATAGTCATCTAAAAACCGATAAAAGGGATCAGTATTGATGTCTTTCGTCAGTTTTTCAATTTCTGCCTCTGCTGGGATTTCATGAATCATCCAGCCCATATGGCTCCACCAGAAACCATTACGGGAGTTGTGCTGGTCCAGCTCCGTATCAGAGTTCATATGGTGATTACGATGGAGTCCAACCCACCAGATCACGCCTCCTTCACAGGCCAAGGACCCACAAAAGACGAGAAAATACTCCAACCATTTCGGGGTTTTAAAACTGCGGTGGGTGAGCATTCGATGCCAACCCAGGGTGATACCGAGTCCACCCGTGACCCAGTGAAAAAATACGGCAAATCCCACGACTGACCAGCTGAAGTTGCTGGGTACGAAGGCAAACAGTGCTCCTACATGAATAGCGACGAGGACCACAATAAAGGTCCAATCACGCTTAAGCTGTGATGGCGGTGTTGTTGCGATAGTCATTTAGTCTCTTTGTAAATGAATATTTCGACAAGAAAACAAGGGTAAACCTTATATAGGATTCTTATACTTGCCTAATCTCCGCCTAAACCAGCTTTGTACGTCCACAACGATAAAAATCAAACCTTTAGTGGCTGTACGTTGTAAAGAAAAAGTTGCTCTATGAAACCCCTTACACAGCTAGAGGCAGCCGAACAGGCAATGTCTCTCATCTTTTCTAAGATTGACACTCAAGTCAAGAAA
The Acaryochloris marina S15 genome window above contains:
- a CDS encoding acyl-CoA desaturase; amino-acid sequence: MTIATTPPSQLKRDWTFIVVLVAIHVGALFAFVPSNFSWSVVGFAVFFHWVTGGLGITLGWHRMLTHRSFKTPKWLEYFLVFCGSLACEGGVIWWVGLHRNHHMNSDTELDQHNSRNGFWWSHMGWMIHEIPAEAEIEKLTKDINTDPFYRFLDDYFFPMQIVFGVLLYFVGGWPLVVWGIFVRLVLVYHCTWFVNSATHKFGYKTYESDDQSTNCWWVALLTYGEGWHNNHHAFPQSARHGLQWWEIDTTWMMVSLLKTLGLADKVRLPSSQQIAANDGA